Proteins from a genomic interval of [Chlorobium] sp. 445:
- a CDS encoding ribonucleoside-diphosphate reductase subunit alpha, giving the protein MYVVKRDGSHEEVKIEKILHAVSRACRGIENVVALEIAKRTINGLHEGSTTEELDNLSIETAVMLTVEEPNYSKVAARMLAETIRKEAGRDEAFRDYIKTADELGLIDSRVRVLAEEDFETIEYAIVHDRDDLFEYFGLRTIYDRYLLRHPKTRKVIERPQWMFMRVALGLSNSITEAIEFYDIISNFLYMPSTPTLFNSGTRHAQMSSCYLLTIGEDSLEGIYKAYADCAQLSKWSGGIGIDWTPVRASGALIKGTNGKSNGIIPFLKVMDSSVHAVNQGGKRKGAAAIYLQPWHADIEAFLELRNNTGAEERRTHNLNLALWVPDLFMKRVEADAHWSLFSPSDVPELLNTYGDEFERCYERYEAEGKAMKQVAARALYGRMMQTLAETGNGWMCFKDTSNRRSAQTGKPGNIIHSSNLCTEILEVTSQDETAVCNLGSVNLSAFVHSDDTFDFNGLRKVVRIATKFLDRVIDINFYPTKEAAASNRRWRPVGLGLMGLQDVFFKMRLPFDSPEAKALSNRISEVIYYEALSTSMKLAEAFGAFPAFKETKYVDGKLAVHLAKDYGITPTLHEDWDTLAEDIKVKGLRNSLLIAIAPTATIASIVGCYECIEPQISNLFKRETLSGEFLQINRYLVADLKRLGLWTPQIRAAIIEGEGSIQHIEQIPEEVRRLYKTVWEISQKALIDMASERSAFICQSQSLNLFMESPTIGKLSSMYMYAWKKGLKTTYYLRSRAKTRIQKTTVASAKDTSPIQEVATVLANAVATGGFSSGNGHTFSENNAKDAVSCSLENPDSCESCQ; this is encoded by the coding sequence ATGTATGTTGTCAAACGCGATGGTTCGCACGAAGAAGTTAAAATTGAAAAAATTCTGCATGCAGTCTCACGTGCTTGTCGTGGCATTGAGAATGTGGTTGCACTTGAAATAGCAAAGCGTACTATCAACGGTTTGCATGAAGGGAGTACTACAGAAGAGCTTGATAATCTTTCAATTGAGACGGCGGTCATGCTGACGGTTGAGGAGCCGAACTATTCGAAAGTTGCGGCGCGCATGCTTGCCGAGACCATTCGCAAAGAAGCTGGGCGCGATGAAGCCTTCCGTGATTACATCAAAACAGCTGATGAACTTGGCTTGATTGATAGCCGAGTGCGTGTCCTTGCCGAAGAGGATTTTGAGACGATTGAGTATGCAATTGTCCATGACCGTGACGATTTGTTTGAATACTTTGGCTTGCGAACAATTTATGACCGATACCTTTTGCGCCACCCCAAAACGCGCAAAGTTATTGAGCGTCCGCAATGGATGTTTATGCGCGTTGCGCTGGGCTTATCGAACAGCATCACGGAAGCCATTGAGTTTTACGATATCATCTCGAACTTTCTTTACATGCCCTCGACGCCGACGCTTTTTAATTCAGGCACGCGCCATGCACAGATGAGTTCATGCTACCTTTTGACGATTGGCGAAGACAGTCTGGAAGGCATCTACAAAGCCTATGCGGATTGTGCGCAGCTCTCGAAGTGGTCGGGCGGCATTGGCATTGATTGGACGCCGGTTCGTGCGTCAGGTGCGCTCATCAAAGGCACAAACGGTAAATCCAACGGCATTATTCCCTTTCTCAAAGTGATGGATTCGAGTGTTCATGCGGTCAATCAAGGCGGCAAGCGCAAAGGTGCCGCTGCGATTTATCTTCAGCCCTGGCACGCCGATATTGAAGCTTTCCTTGAACTGCGCAACAACACAGGTGCCGAAGAGCGGCGCACGCATAATCTTAACCTTGCACTTTGGGTACCCGACCTTTTTATGAAGCGCGTCGAAGCCGATGCACATTGGTCGCTCTTTTCACCGAGCGATGTGCCCGAACTTCTGAACACCTACGGCGATGAATTTGAGCGCTGCTATGAGCGCTACGAAGCGGAAGGCAAAGCCATGAAACAAGTCGCTGCACGCGCACTTTACGGCAGAATGATGCAAACACTTGCCGAAACCGGCAATGGCTGGATGTGCTTCAAAGACACTTCAAACAGACGCTCCGCACAAACCGGCAAGCCGGGCAACATCATCCACAGCTCCAACCTTTGCACGGAGATTTTGGAAGTCACCTCACAAGACGAAACTGCCGTCTGCAATCTTGGCAGTGTGAATTTGAGTGCATTTGTGCACAGCGATGACACTTTTGATTTCAACGGCTTGCGCAAAGTGGTACGCATTGCCACGAAGTTTTTGGATCGCGTGATTGATATCAATTTCTATCCGACCAAAGAAGCGGCAGCTTCAAATCGACGCTGGCGACCGGTCGGCTTAGGACTGATGGGCTTGCAAGATGTGTTCTTCAAAATGCGTTTGCCCTTCGATTCACCTGAAGCTAAAGCGCTCTCGAATCGCATCTCCGAAGTGATTTATTATGAAGCGCTCAGCACCTCCATGAAGTTAGCCGAAGCGTTTGGAGCATTTCCCGCCTTCAAGGAAACCAAGTATGTCGATGGTAAGCTCGCCGTGCATCTTGCCAAAGATTATGGTATTACGCCAACCTTACACGAAGATTGGGACACACTCGCTGAAGACATTAAAGTTAAAGGTTTGCGCAATTCGCTGCTCATCGCAATTGCTCCAACGGCGACCATTGCTTCTATTGTTGGCTGCTACGAATGTATTGAGCCGCAAATCTCAAATCTTTTTAAGCGTGAGACACTCTCGGGCGAGTTTTTACAAATCAACCGCTATCTCGTTGCAGACCTCAAACGCTTAGGGCTTTGGACACCACAAATTCGCGCCGCTATCATCGAAGGCGAAGGCTCGATTCAACACATTGAGCAGATTCCTGAAGAAGTGCGCAGGCTCTACAAAACCGTGTGGGAGATTTCTCAAAAAGCCTTGATTGATATGGCTTCGGAGCGTTCAGCTTTTATTTGCCAATCGCAATCGCTGAATCTTTTCATGGAATCGCCCACGATCGGCAAGCTCTCCTCGATGTACATGTATGCTTGGAAAAAAGGCTTGAAGACAACTTACTACCTGCGTTCACGCGCCAAAACGCGCATTCAGAAAACCACGGTTGCCAGTGCAAAAGACACTTCACCGATTCAGGAAGTTGCCACAGTGCTTGCCAACGCGGTTGCAACTGGTGGATTCAGTTCTGGCAACGGGCATACATTTTCGGAAAATAACGCTAAAGATGCGGTGTCTTGCTCGCTTGAAAATCCTGATTCATGTGAATCTTGTCAATAA
- a CDS encoding DNA methyltransferase has protein sequence MSHHGVSFNSQIAASELSFRKDFGIFFTPAWVVDFMISLISSEKFRSQHLSILEPACGDAQFLRGLKRNKVALYNKAQKTGVEINKSVYVPLREDEIKIVFADFLLWEPGQKFDLILGNPPYGIPSLSKHYAIKVDDSTKARYKQLFSTWYGKYNIYGAFIEKSIELLKEQGELIFITPASFLFLDEFKKLREFLARHGETVIIYLGDKVFKPEADIAAAVLKFVNRKKHAGHLSLGEYVHQKIIPHRHKTNWQGEIITFRSAFTDALKEHCSFSLGDLFDVRISPRTPEIKKNSYIICSKKQIDKNYLPILNSRNLQVGKIIYEPLTSCWIHKNKTGTLRAYFNKPHIVVGLGFRGERQIAAAFDARAYPWMGDVYHLIAKECFTDIELSPQDIVQYLNSATVRRYIMDTFREVTYHLSITQLKQIPLPKTFKALQQLLHLSHCHTYHSQLTVS, from the coding sequence ATGTCTCATCATGGTGTGTCATTCAATTCACAAATAGCGGCATCTGAGCTGTCATTCAGAAAGGATTTTGGCATTTTCTTTACGCCTGCTTGGGTTGTAGATTTTATGATTAGTCTCATTAGCAGTGAAAAATTCAGGAGTCAGCACCTTTCAATCTTGGAGCCAGCTTGCGGTGATGCACAGTTTTTGCGGGGCTTAAAGCGAAATAAAGTGGCTTTGTACAACAAGGCACAAAAAACTGGCGTTGAAATCAATAAAAGTGTGTATGTGCCTCTTAGAGAAGATGAAATTAAGATTGTTTTCGCTGATTTTCTGCTCTGGGAACCCGGTCAAAAATTTGATCTTATTCTGGGTAATCCACCTTACGGTATCCCGAGTTTATCTAAGCACTATGCTATCAAGGTAGATGACAGCACAAAAGCAAGGTATAAGCAACTTTTTAGTACATGGTATGGAAAATACAACATCTATGGTGCATTTATTGAAAAATCTATTGAGCTACTAAAAGAACAAGGTGAGCTTATTTTTATTACGCCTGCTTCTTTTCTTTTTCTTGATGAGTTTAAGAAGTTGCGTGAATTTCTCGCACGACATGGTGAGACAGTTATCATCTACTTAGGTGATAAGGTTTTCAAGCCTGAGGCAGATATTGCTGCTGCTGTCTTGAAGTTTGTGAACCGTAAGAAACATGCTGGACATCTTTCACTTGGCGAGTATGTTCATCAAAAAATTATTCCGCACCGACACAAAACAAACTGGCAAGGTGAAATTATCACATTTAGAAGTGCCTTTACTGATGCTCTAAAAGAGCATTGCAGTTTTTCGCTTGGGGATCTATTTGACGTTCGCATTTCACCACGGACGCCAGAAATCAAGAAAAATTCATACATTATTTGCAGTAAAAAGCAAATAGACAAAAATTATTTACCGATTTTAAACAGTCGGAATTTACAAGTCGGTAAAATTATTTATGAACCGCTTACATCGTGCTGGATTCACAAAAACAAAACAGGCACACTACGAGCTTATTTTAACAAACCGCATATTGTTGTCGGCTTAGGCTTTCGTGGCGAGCGTCAGATTGCTGCAGCTTTTGATGCACGGGCTTATCCATGGATGGGCGATGTCTATCATCTTATTGCAAAAGAGTGTTTTACTGACATAGAGCTAAGTCCTCAAGATATTGTGCAGTATCTAAATTCTGCAACTGTTCGCAGGTATATTATGGACACTTTTCGGGAAGTAACTTATCATTTAAGCATAACACAACTCAAGCAGATTCCTTTGCCTAAAACTTTTAAGGCACTGCAGCAATTGCTGCATCTTTCTCATTGCCATACGTATCACTCTCAATTAACAGTTAGTTAA
- a CDS encoding two-component system response regulator translates to MQNEKLSVLFVDDDPSILESLKELFGRKYKVFTATSGEEALEIVRNQSIAIVMSDQRMPGMKGVEVLRAVRELSPRTMRILLTGFADVDSILDSVNVGEVFRYVRKPWDVENLTAILSLAENTYLSKERITEVLSKTPPKPREAMPKRLFLPPTVLQELRKKQDAEERFFKR, encoded by the coding sequence ATGCAGAATGAAAAACTCTCTGTACTCTTTGTCGATGATGACCCTAGCATTTTAGAGTCGCTCAAAGAACTGTTCGGCAGAAAATACAAGGTCTTCACGGCAACAAGTGGCGAGGAAGCGCTGGAAATTGTAAGGAATCAAAGTATTGCGATTGTGATGAGCGACCAGCGTATGCCGGGCATGAAAGGGGTAGAAGTGTTACGTGCTGTACGGGAACTTTCTCCGCGCACCATGAGAATTCTGCTCACAGGCTTTGCGGATGTTGATTCCATTTTAGACTCGGTCAATGTCGGAGAAGTCTTTCGCTATGTGAGAAAACCGTGGGATGTGGAGAATCTCACCGCGATTTTGTCTCTTGCAGAAAATACCTATTTGAGTAAAGAAAGAATTACAGAAGTGCTAAGTAAAACGCCACCAAAACCACGTGAAGCTATGCCAAAACGTCTGTTCTTGCCGCCAACTGTACTGCAAGAGCTTCGAAAAAAGCAAGATGCAGAAGAACGTTTTTTCAAAAGGTAA
- a CDS encoding superoxide dismutase, giving the protein MSRSSSRRDFLKTASLASAGAVLAGLPVLRADAAPALHALYLYEQIVDGSGKYVLPDLPYAKDALEPVIDKATVELHHDKHHAAYVAGANKAETELQKAREAGDFSLVKHWSRELAFHGSGHILHSIYWTNLTSPAKSGKPKGDLEKAIASDFGNYDKFKAQLANASISVEASGWGVLAYQPFAKRLTILQCEKHQDLTTWGAVPLLVIDVWEHAYYLKYQNKRADYVNALFSLINWENVSERYELARKLA; this is encoded by the coding sequence ATGTCTCGTTCATCCTCTCGCCGTGATTTTTTGAAAACTGCTTCTTTAGCTTCAGCTGGTGCTGTGCTTGCAGGCTTACCTGTGCTTCGTGCCGATGCTGCACCCGCCTTGCATGCTCTTTACCTCTATGAACAAATTGTCGATGGCAGTGGAAAATATGTCTTGCCCGACTTGCCTTATGCTAAAGATGCACTTGAGCCTGTTATTGACAAAGCCACTGTAGAGCTACATCACGATAAACATCATGCAGCTTATGTTGCTGGCGCAAACAAAGCCGAGACTGAACTGCAAAAAGCACGTGAGGCCGGCGATTTTTCTCTTGTCAAGCATTGGTCGCGCGAACTGGCATTTCATGGCTCTGGACATATCTTGCACAGCATCTATTGGACAAACCTTACTTCACCTGCAAAGAGCGGCAAACCCAAAGGGGATCTAGAAAAAGCCATTGCTAGCGATTTTGGCAACTACGACAAGTTCAAAGCGCAACTTGCCAATGCTTCCATTTCAGTTGAAGCCTCAGGCTGGGGCGTCTTGGCTTATCAGCCTTTTGCAAAACGCCTGACTATTTTACAGTGCGAAAAACATCAAGACCTGACAACATGGGGCGCCGTGCCGCTTCTTGTAATTGATGTCTGGGAGCATGCCTACTACCTCAAATACCAAAACAAGCGTGCCGATTATGTCAATGCGCTCTTTTCTCTCATCAATTGGGAGAATGTTAGCGAGCGCTATGAGCTAGCACGCAAACTCGCTTAA